A stretch of the Vibrio gazogenes genome encodes the following:
- a CDS encoding sugar O-acetyltransferase, with amino-acid sequence MSEFEKMGLGLEFDATSSEFAELRNAAFELLKEINSRQFEAAKPYVVQLFKHVGNNTVVCPPFLCEYGKSISIGNNTYINMGVTMLDNAPITIGNDVLIGPSVQFYTPAHSLDYRKRKNWEFQCLPIVVEDDVWIGGNAVICQGVTIGARSVVAAGAVVTKDVAPDTLVGGIPAKLIKTLDSE; translated from the coding sequence ATGAGTGAATTTGAGAAAATGGGCTTAGGTTTGGAATTTGACGCAACCAGTTCCGAGTTTGCTGAGTTGAGAAATGCAGCATTTGAGTTACTGAAAGAAATCAATTCACGTCAATTTGAAGCGGCCAAACCTTACGTTGTCCAATTATTCAAGCATGTGGGAAACAATACGGTCGTATGTCCGCCATTCCTCTGTGAATATGGAAAAAGCATTTCTATCGGTAACAATACCTACATCAACATGGGTGTCACCATGCTAGATAATGCACCGATCACTATCGGCAATGATGTTCTAATTGGCCCAAGTGTCCAATTTTATACACCGGCCCATTCATTGGATTATCGAAAACGCAAGAATTGGGAATTTCAGTGTTTACCAATCGTCGTCGAAGATGATGTCTGGATCGGGGGAAATGCCGTGATTTGCCAAGGTGTCACCATCGGTGCACGCTCGGTTGTCGCAGCAGGCGCAGTGGTGACCAAAGATGTGGCACCGGACACCTTAGTGGGTGGCATACCGGCTAAACTTATCAAAACGCTGGATAGCGAGTAG
- a CDS encoding GNAT family N-acetyltransferase: protein MKETIKIQTYSPEWAREIADLFYQSVHAIDPSVYTPEQKEAWAPTPINYQLWAERLSHKQPFVAIIDNRVAGFIELDSDGHIDCTYTHPDFQGIGVATSLYEHLLAKATEAGIERLYVEASLIAKPFFDRRGFAVVKKNEVQRNGESLINFSMEKYLHPNHRIPSSDVSWHE, encoded by the coding sequence ATGAAAGAAACGATAAAAATACAAACCTACTCACCAGAATGGGCCCGAGAGATTGCTGACTTGTTTTATCAGTCGGTACATGCCATTGACCCTTCGGTGTATACACCCGAACAAAAGGAAGCTTGGGCTCCAACACCGATTAACTATCAGTTGTGGGCTGAGCGGCTCAGTCACAAGCAGCCATTCGTGGCAATCATCGACAACCGAGTTGCCGGTTTTATCGAGCTTGATAGTGATGGCCATATTGATTGCACCTATACACATCCAGATTTTCAGGGAATCGGGGTTGCCACTTCACTTTATGAACACTTGCTTGCAAAAGCGACAGAAGCCGGTATCGAACGCTTATACGTTGAGGCATCGCTTATCGCTAAACCTTTCTTCGACCGTCGTGGCTTTGCTGTGGTCAAGAAGAATGAAGTACAACGCAACGGCGAGTCCCTCATCAATTTCTCAATGGAAAAATATCTTCACCCAAATCACCGGATACCCTCGTCAGACGTGAGTTGGCATGAGTAA
- a CDS encoding Fic/DOC family protein — protein sequence MSRYDVDIEETQYQPGSGNSVLLNKLGIVDAEEMNEVETYLLVKLYEKLFSKTVIDDEFSFQTIMNWHRQWLGNVYSWAGKIRNVRMWKDDFEFTVPRQISPMIDDFESKYLSQIQYVDKMTTEELIAFIAESHVEFILIHPFREGNGRISRLLIDYMSQEAGYGLLDYSLWDQNKDFYIASIQAGLSGDYQYTARLVKGVLASEC from the coding sequence ATGTCAAGATATGATGTCGATATTGAAGAAACGCAATATCAGCCGGGGTCTGGAAACTCAGTTCTTTTAAACAAGCTGGGAATTGTAGATGCTGAGGAGATGAATGAGGTTGAGACCTATCTTCTCGTTAAACTATACGAAAAACTATTCTCAAAAACAGTGATTGATGATGAATTCAGTTTCCAAACTATCATGAATTGGCATCGACAATGGCTTGGTAATGTGTACTCTTGGGCTGGAAAAATCAGAAATGTTAGAATGTGGAAGGATGACTTCGAGTTTACGGTACCACGCCAAATTAGCCCAATGATTGATGATTTTGAGTCAAAATATCTATCGCAAATACAATATGTTGATAAAATGACGACAGAAGAACTCATTGCATTTATTGCGGAAAGTCACGTCGAATTTATCCTGATTCACCCCTTCAGAGAAGGTAATGGTAGAATTAGCCGATTGCTTATCGATTATATGAGTCAAGAAGCGGGATATGGACTCCTTGACTACAGCTTATGGGATCAAAATAAAGACTTCTATATCGCTTCTATACAGGCAGGATTGAGTGGCGATTACCAATATACAGCAAGGTTAGTCAAAGGAGTTTTAGCTAGCGAGTGTTAA
- a CDS encoding GNAT family N-acetyltransferase: MIREITKSEFESFWPTFSSVIQAQETYAFDPNMTLAEAFVLWCETPLQAYAYIENDVVLGTYYIKPNALGPSRHICNCGYMVSSAARGKGIARQMCEHSQQKALEFGFNAMQFNSVVSTNEIAVRLWQKLGFTIIGTIPKAYQHAQLGFVDSYIMYKWLRT; this comes from the coding sequence ATGATCAGAGAAATCACAAAATCGGAGTTTGAGTCGTTTTGGCCAACATTTTCTTCGGTAATTCAGGCGCAGGAAACTTACGCATTCGATCCGAATATGACGTTAGCAGAAGCATTCGTGCTCTGGTGTGAAACCCCACTGCAAGCCTATGCTTACATTGAAAACGATGTTGTGCTGGGGACTTATTACATCAAGCCCAATGCATTAGGGCCGAGTCGTCACATTTGTAACTGCGGTTATATGGTCTCAAGTGCAGCCAGAGGTAAGGGGATCGCGCGTCAAATGTGTGAACATTCACAACAGAAAGCGCTTGAATTTGGCTTTAACGCCATGCAGTTCAACAGTGTCGTGTCAACCAATGAAATCGCGGTCAGGCTATGGCAGAAGCTCGGTTTTACGATCATAGGAACCATTCCGAAAGCCTATCAGCACGCTCAATTAGGATTTGTTGATAGCTACATCATGTACAAATGGCTGCGGACATAA